Proteins from a genomic interval of Quercus robur chromosome 9, dhQueRobu3.1, whole genome shotgun sequence:
- the LOC126700260 gene encoding uncharacterized protein LOC126700260 — MFALFMLFTTIIAPLIPTLSSQPPPLIPTLSSEPPPLIPTLSSEPPPLIPTLSSEPPPSQEQSIPLSVVLEITFGLTISITLTVTVTVAITRGKEDKGEPGKTGKEGPKGEKGDPGSPCRPRCPPPPKKCDHDGWYC, encoded by the exons ATGTTTGCCCTGTTCATGTTGTTTACTACTATCATCGCACCACTAATTCCAACCCTCTcttcacaaccaccaccactaaTTCCAACCCTCTCTTCAGAACCACCACCACTAATTCCAACCCTCTCTTCAGAACCACCACCACTAATTCCAACCCTCTCTTCAGAACCACCACCAAGTCAAGAACAATCAATACCACTGTCGGTCGTGCTGGAGATTACCTTCGGTCTAACAATATCAATCACCTTAACCGTCACAGTGACAGTTGCCATTACCCGGGGAAAAGAGGACAAGGGGGAGCCAGGGAAGACAGGAAAGGAAGGGCCGAAAGGGGAGAAAGGGGATCCAGGGTCGCCATGCAGGCCAAGGTGTCCACCGCCGCCAAAAAAG TGTGACCATGATGGTTGGTATTGCTAA
- the LOC126700917 gene encoding uncharacterized protein LOC126700917 codes for MPINSYLKDNVLLDDKEAARKLKVQATRFVLIKDVLYKRGFSRPYLSCLIFEEADYTMWEVHKGVYGNHSGSRSLVHILIRAGYYWPTNQKDVIAYVKVCDKCQRYGIPRVLVSDNGKQFDNDALRDFCSQLGIKNHYSSPAHPQANG; via the exons ATGCCAATAAACTCCTATTTGAAGGACAACGTGCTACTTGATGACAAAGAGGCTGCAAGGAAACTGAAGGTTCAAGCAACACGGTTCGTGCTAATTAAAGATGTACTATACAAAAGGGGTTTCTCCCGCCCGTACCTAAGCTGTCTTATCTTTGAAGAGGCAGATTACACCATGTGGGAAGTACATAAAGGAGTCTACGGAAACCATTCTGGATCACGGTCATTAGTGCACATACTGATCCGGGCGGGATACTATTGGCCTACCAATCAGAAAGATGTCATTGCATATGTCAAAGTTTGTGACAAGTGTCAAAG GTACGGTATACCTAGAGTACTAGTCTCAGACAATGGGAAGCAGTTTGACAATGACGCGTTGAGAGACTTTTGTTCACAGTtagggatcaagaatcactactcatcacccgcccatcctcaggccaACGGATAA